One genomic region from Chrysemys picta bellii isolate R12L10 chromosome 18, ASM1138683v2, whole genome shotgun sequence encodes:
- the LOC135972056 gene encoding zinc finger protein 501-like isoform X1 yields MAAPEPAKVPVTFEDVAVYFSREQWGLLDDMQRALYRDVMQENYQTLVSLRSSIPKPDVISQLERGEEPWVPDLQSSQEREVPRGARTAGDDVIAQRNPAGDRPTICNECGKSFRGSSNLVQHQRIHTGERPYKCAACAKSFRQRSHLLQHWKIHTGERPFECPDCGKSFSVSSALIRHQKTHTGERPYACTECGKSFSVSSALTRHQRIHTGERPYVCAECGKNFSVSSHLVQHQRIHTGERPYVCAECGRSFSQSSHLLQHQRVHTGKRPYECTECGKNFSQSSDLIKHQRTHSGERPYECPCCFKSFTWNSVLIKHQRVHMGLRPYECGQCVESVSPHHPSEKPHTAQTPLMEHRDTSQCNAFAPMSKSLQLSVLRLPPLPKGKWE; encoded by the exons ATGGCTGCACCGGAGCCAGCTAAG GTCCCGGTGACATTTGAGGATGTGGCTGTGTATTTCTCTCGGGAGCAATGGGGCCTTTTGGACGATATGCAGAGggccctctacagggacgtcatgcaggagaattacCAGACTCTGGTCTCACTGC GATCTTCCATTCCCAAACCCGACGTGATTTcccagctggaacgaggggaagagccctGGGTCCCAGACCTCCAGAGCTCCCAGGAAAGGGAGGTCCCAAGAGGTGCCCGAACAG CAGGGGACGACGTCATCGCCCAGAGGAATCCCGCAGGCGATAGGCCGACCATATGCAAtgagtgcgggaagagcttcagaGGGAGCTCAAACCTCGTTCAGCATCAGAGGATCCATACGGGGGAGAGACCTTACAAATGCGCAGCCTGTGCGAAGAGCTTCCGCCAGCGCTCGCACCTCCTCCAGCACTGGAAGATCCACACCGGGGAGAGACCCTTTGAATGCCCCgactgcgggaagagcttcagtgTGAGCTCCGCCCTCATTAGGCACCAGAAAACTCACACGGGCGAGAGACCCTACGCATGCAccgagtgcgggaagagcttcagcgTGAGCTCGGCCCTTACTAGGCACCAGCGCATCCACACAGGCGAGCGGCCCTACGTGTGCGCTGAGTGCGGGAAGAACTTCAGTGTGAGCTCCCACCTCGTGCAGCACCAGCGCATCCACACGGGGGAGCGGCCCTACGTGTGCGCTGAGTGTGGCCGGAGCTTCAGCCAGAGCTCCCACCTCCTCCAGCATCAGAGGGTCCACACAGGCAAGCGGCCCTACGAATGCACCGAGTGCGGGAAGAACTTCAGCCAGAGCTCGGACCTCATCAAACACCAGAGAACCCACTCGGGAGAGCGACCCTACGAATGCCCTTGCTGCTTTAAAAGCTTCACCTGGAACTCAGTGCTCATTAAACACCAGAGAGTGCACATGGGACTGAGACCCTATGAGTGTGGCCAGTGCGTGGAAAGCGTCAGCCCTCATCATCCCTCAGAGAAACCACACACGGCACAAACCCCACTGATGGAGCATCGGGACACCAGCCAGTGTAATGCATTTGCTCctatgagcaagtcacttcaactcTCTGTGCTGCGTCTTCCACCTCTGCCTAAAGGAAAATGGGAATAA
- the LOC135972056 gene encoding zinc finger protein 501-like isoform X2, with protein sequence MAAPEPAKVPVTFEDVAVYFSREQWGLLDDMQRALYRDVMQENYQTLVSLRSSIPKPDVISQLERGEEPWVPDLQSSQEREVPRGARTGDDVIAQRNPAGDRPTICNECGKSFRGSSNLVQHQRIHTGERPYKCAACAKSFRQRSHLLQHWKIHTGERPFECPDCGKSFSVSSALIRHQKTHTGERPYACTECGKSFSVSSALTRHQRIHTGERPYVCAECGKNFSVSSHLVQHQRIHTGERPYVCAECGRSFSQSSHLLQHQRVHTGKRPYECTECGKNFSQSSDLIKHQRTHSGERPYECPCCFKSFTWNSVLIKHQRVHMGLRPYECGQCVESVSPHHPSEKPHTAQTPLMEHRDTSQCNAFAPMSKSLQLSVLRLPPLPKGKWE encoded by the exons ATGGCTGCACCGGAGCCAGCTAAG GTCCCGGTGACATTTGAGGATGTGGCTGTGTATTTCTCTCGGGAGCAATGGGGCCTTTTGGACGATATGCAGAGggccctctacagggacgtcatgcaggagaattacCAGACTCTGGTCTCACTGC GATCTTCCATTCCCAAACCCGACGTGATTTcccagctggaacgaggggaagagccctGGGTCCCAGACCTCCAGAGCTCCCAGGAAAGGGAGGTCCCAAGAGGTGCCCGAACAG GGGACGACGTCATCGCCCAGAGGAATCCCGCAGGCGATAGGCCGACCATATGCAAtgagtgcgggaagagcttcagaGGGAGCTCAAACCTCGTTCAGCATCAGAGGATCCATACGGGGGAGAGACCTTACAAATGCGCAGCCTGTGCGAAGAGCTTCCGCCAGCGCTCGCACCTCCTCCAGCACTGGAAGATCCACACCGGGGAGAGACCCTTTGAATGCCCCgactgcgggaagagcttcagtgTGAGCTCCGCCCTCATTAGGCACCAGAAAACTCACACGGGCGAGAGACCCTACGCATGCAccgagtgcgggaagagcttcagcgTGAGCTCGGCCCTTACTAGGCACCAGCGCATCCACACAGGCGAGCGGCCCTACGTGTGCGCTGAGTGCGGGAAGAACTTCAGTGTGAGCTCCCACCTCGTGCAGCACCAGCGCATCCACACGGGGGAGCGGCCCTACGTGTGCGCTGAGTGTGGCCGGAGCTTCAGCCAGAGCTCCCACCTCCTCCAGCATCAGAGGGTCCACACAGGCAAGCGGCCCTACGAATGCACCGAGTGCGGGAAGAACTTCAGCCAGAGCTCGGACCTCATCAAACACCAGAGAACCCACTCGGGAGAGCGACCCTACGAATGCCCTTGCTGCTTTAAAAGCTTCACCTGGAACTCAGTGCTCATTAAACACCAGAGAGTGCACATGGGACTGAGACCCTATGAGTGTGGCCAGTGCGTGGAAAGCGTCAGCCCTCATCATCCCTCAGAGAAACCACACACGGCACAAACCCCACTGATGGAGCATCGGGACACCAGCCAGTGTAATGCATTTGCTCctatgagcaagtcacttcaactcTCTGTGCTGCGTCTTCCACCTCTGCCTAAAGGAAAATGGGAATAA